The sequence CGCGGTGGGGTCGACACCTGTCAGGGGGACTCCGGGGGGCCGATGTTCCGCAAGGACGACAGCGACAAGTGGATCCAGGTCGGGATCGTCAGCTGGGGTGACGGGTGTGCGCGGCCGATGGTGCCCGGTGTGTACACCGAGGTGTCCACGTTCGCCTCGGCGATAGCTCGGGCGGCTTCTTCGCTGTAGTGGTTCTGGGGGTGGGCGTTCTCGGTGGTTGTGCCGGGGGCGTCCGTTCTTTTTGGCCGCGAGCGCGTTGTGGCTGGGCGCGCGGTTCCCCGCGCCCCTTCAGGGCGGGGTCTGTCCGTGCGTTTTCCCCGCGCCCCTTCAGGGCGAGCGACTGCGCCGTTCCCCGCGCCCCTGGGAGAAGGCAGCCGACAGGCTGTTAGTTCGTGGGGGTCAGGGTTGGTGGGGGTGCGGCGGTTTCCAGTTCCAGTAGCCATATCTCGTTGGTGCCCTTCCGCAGGGCCGGGCCCGGGACGTACAGGGACGACTGGGGGCCCGTGGACCAGTAGCGGCCCAGGTTGAAGCCGTTCAGCCAGGCGAATCCGCGGGTCCAGCCGGGGAGTTCGAGGCGGGCGTCGCCGGGGGCGGACACCGTGACCGTGCCGCGGTAGAGACCGGGGGCGGACGGCGCGGGCGGTGTCCCGAACGGCACCGACTCGAACGGCACCGACTCGAACGGCACCGACTCCACCCCCGCGTCGAACGCGTCCAGACGCAGCGCCCGCGCCCGCACCCCGTGCAGAAACTGCCGCTCGTGCAGCACACCCCCTGTGACGCCCTTCGACTCCCCGGTCCGCGGCCCGTAGTTGACGCGCCCCAGGGACTCCACCCACAGCTCCACGCGCGCGGGTCCTGCGACCGGCTCCTTGAGCTCCGGCTCCTGCTCGGTGACCACTCCGGCCCGTACCCCGTCGACGTACACGACCGCCAGATCGCGCAGCCCGCGCACGGTCAGCGGATACGGGCGGCGCGGCCCCGGCACGTCGACGGTGTAGCGCACGAGCCCCCGGTCGACGTCCAGTTCCTCGAACGTGAGCGGTACGGGGCTCTCCGTCTCCGGTCCGCCGAGCGCGTCCAGCACCGCGGACAGGGGCGCCCAGCCCGTCAGGTCCACGACGGCGGGGGAGCCCAACGAAGGGCATGCGGGAGGCAGTTCGGGCAGCGGGCCGTCCGCGTGGGCGGCCAGGAGCGAGCGGAAATGCCAGAACTTCTCCGTGGGGCGGCCGACTTCATCGATCGGCGCGTCGTAGTCGTACGACGTCACGTCAGGCTCCAGAACCCCGTCGTGCAGCGTGCCGCCCCGGTTGGCGCCAGCCCACCCGGCGAAACTCGTACCGCCGTGCGCCATGTACAGGTTCACCGAGGCCCCGCACTCCAGGATCTCCCGCAGCGCGTCCGCCGCGTCCGCCGGATCGCGTACGGCATGCGCGCCGCCCCAGTGGTCGAACCAGCCGCACCAGAACTCCATGCACATCAGCGGCCCCGAGGGCTGACGGCGGCGCAACGTCTCGAAGGCCCGGCGTGCCTGCGAACCGAAGTTCACCGTCGCCAGCACGCCCTCGCCGTCCAGGGAGCCGCCCGTGAGCATGTGGTCCTCGGGGCCGTCCGACGTGAACAGCGGCACGCGCACGCCCTCCGCGCGCAGCACCTCGGCGAGACGGCGAAGATACACCCGGTCCGAGCCGTAGCTGCCGTACTCGTTCTCCACCTGCACCATGACCACCGGGCCCCCGCGGTCGAACTGCCGGTTCACGACCTGCGGCAACAGCCGGGAGAACCACCGCTCCACCGGTCCAAGGAACCCCTCGTCCCGGGTGCGTATCCGCACGCCCGGCGCACCCGTCAGCCAGTGCGGCAGCCCGCCGTTCTCCCACTCGGCGCAGATGTACGGGCCCGGCCGCACGATCGCCCACAGCCCGGCCGCACGCGCCGCGTCCAGGAACCTGCCCAGGGCATCCGCGTCCCGGAACTCCCCGGGACGCGGCTCGTGCAGATTCCACGGGACGTACGTCTCCACACAGTTGAGGCCCATCGCCCGCAGCATCGCCAGCCGGTGCCCCCACCGCCCCTCGTGCACCCGGAAGTAGTGCAGCGCCCCCGACAGCAGCCGCACCGGCCGCCCGTCCACCAGGAAATCGGTGTCCCCCACCGCGAACTCGCTCATGCCCACCACCCTCACCCCTGGCGGCGACCCGGTCCATGGACAAAGATCGGCATCGATTGGACGCAGCTGACGGGCAGCTCACGGGCAGCTCACGGGCAGTCGCCGGGCAGTCGCCGGGCAGTTGGCAGGCGGTCGACGGGCGGTCGGCGGGAGGGAGAAAGCGGATGTACCACACCTGGATGCGGTTCTTCACCCCCGGGCCCGCCCACCACAGGCTCGGGCTCGTCTGCCTCGGCGTCGGACTCCAGCACGGGACACTGCCCACCGTGGGACCCCGCACCCTCGACCACCACGTCGCCGTCGTCGTCAGCACCGGCCGCGGCTGGTTCCGTACCCCCGACGGGCGTCGTACCGCGGTCACCGCGCCCGCCCTGCTGTGGCTCACCCCCGGCGTACCCCACCACTACGCGCCCGACCCCGACACCGGCTGGGACGAGGCCTTCGTCGACTTCACCGGACCCGTCGCCGACACCTACACCGAACTCGGCTACATCGAACCGCACCGGCCCGTCGTCGCCCTCTCCGACGCAGGCGCCGCCCGCGCCACCGTCGGCCGCATCGCCCGCGCCGCCCGTCGCGGCAACCCCCTCCTGGAAGTCGAGACCAGCGCCGCCGTCCACGAACTCCTCGTCACCCTGCGCCGCGCCCGCGCCGACACCGCCCCCGACGGCGAACACGTCCTCCAGGCGCTCGCCCGCGACGCCTGCAAACCCCTCACCGTCGCCGACCACGCCACCCGGCACGGCATGACCCCCGCCGAACTGCGCACCGCCGTGCGCCGCGGCGCCGGCTGCAGCCCCAAGGACTACCTCCTCGGCATCCGCCTGGGCCGCGCCAAGGAACTCCTCGCCGCCACCGAACTCCCCGTCGCCGCCGTCGCCAGACGCGTCGGCTACGACGACCCCGCCTACTTCTCCCGCCTGTTCACCCGCCGCGTCGGCATGGCACCGGTGCGCTTCCGGGAACAACAGGCCCACACGGTCCCCGGCGGCTGGAGCGACCAGGTCCCCGACCCCGACGATCCCCCGATCATCGAGAGGACCTCCACGGGCTGAGGCACGCCACGTAGGGTTGGCCCCCATGACCACCAGCAACACCGGCAACGCGGGTGACATCGACCCCGCCGTCCGCGCCGAACTCGACCGGCTGCGCGAGAGCATCGACAACATCGACGCCGCCGTCGTCCACATGCTCGCCGAGCGCTTCAAGTGCACCCAGCAGGTCGGCCACCTCAAAGCCGCCCACCAGCTGCCGCCCGCCGACCCGTCCCGCGAGTCCCAGCAGATCGCCAGACTTCGCCGGCTGGCCGAAAACGCCAACCTCGACCCGGCGTTCGCGGAAAAGCTGCTGAACTTCATCATCGCCGAGGTCATCCGCCATCACGAGCGCATCGCGGAGGACACCAACGCCCGCGAATGACCACTCCCGCCCTCCGGCGCGCACCCGTTCCCAGGCCGTTGTGAGCCCCGACCCCTCGGCGTGCGCGCCGAAATGAGGCATCCTGCGCTGAGCACTCCCTGTCGGTCGGTTCGGACTTAAGCTGTTGGTCCAAGCGAGGGGACTTCGCTCCATGCCGTCGGATGCCAAGATCCTCATAGTCGACGACCACGAGGACACGCTCTACGCACTGGAAAGCGCCCTGGCCCCGCTCGGCTACCAGCTGACCCGGGCGACCAGCGGTGACGACGCGCTGAAGGAAGTCCTGCGCGGCCAGATCGGCCTGCTCCTGCTCGATGTCCACATGCCCGGCGTCAGCGGCCTCGACGTGGTCCGCTACATGCAGGGCGTCGAGCAGACCCAGCTCATCCCGATCGTCCTCGTCACCGGATTCGGCCCCAACACGGCACTCACGTCCGCCGCCTTCCGCCTCGGCGTCGCCGACCTGGTCATGAAACCCATCGACCCCTGGACCCTGCGCACCAAAGTCCGCTACCTGTACGACTCCCACCAGCGATACCGGTCCCTGGAGCGAGAGGTCCGCGAACTCCGGGCCCTCGTGAAGGAACCCGCCGCCCACTACGCGCCCCCGATCACGGCCCAGCGCCCCACTCCCCACCAGGAGGAACAGGGCCGCACCGCCTGAAGGCACGATGCGCGGTGCACGACGGACCACGATGTGCGATGGACCGGGCCCCGCGCTTCACGA is a genomic window of Streptomyces sp. NBC_00414 containing:
- a CDS encoding glycoside hydrolase family 35 protein; protein product: MSEFAVGDTDFLVDGRPVRLLSGALHYFRVHEGRWGHRLAMLRAMGLNCVETYVPWNLHEPRPGEFRDADALGRFLDAARAAGLWAIVRPGPYICAEWENGGLPHWLTGAPGVRIRTRDEGFLGPVERWFSRLLPQVVNRQFDRGGPVVMVQVENEYGSYGSDRVYLRRLAEVLRAEGVRVPLFTSDGPEDHMLTGGSLDGEGVLATVNFGSQARRAFETLRRRQPSGPLMCMEFWCGWFDHWGGAHAVRDPADAADALREILECGASVNLYMAHGGTSFAGWAGANRGGTLHDGVLEPDVTSYDYDAPIDEVGRPTEKFWHFRSLLAAHADGPLPELPPACPSLGSPAVVDLTGWAPLSAVLDALGGPETESPVPLTFEELDVDRGLVRYTVDVPGPRRPYPLTVRGLRDLAVVYVDGVRAGVVTEQEPELKEPVAGPARVELWVESLGRVNYGPRTGESKGVTGGVLHERQFLHGVRARALRLDAFDAGVESVPFESVPFESVPFGTPPAPSAPGLYRGTVTVSAPGDARLELPGWTRGFAWLNGFNLGRYWSTGPQSSLYVPGPALRKGTNEIWLLELETAAPPPTLTPTN
- a CDS encoding helix-turn-helix domain-containing protein, coding for MYHTWMRFFTPGPAHHRLGLVCLGVGLQHGTLPTVGPRTLDHHVAVVVSTGRGWFRTPDGRRTAVTAPALLWLTPGVPHHYAPDPDTGWDEAFVDFTGPVADTYTELGYIEPHRPVVALSDAGAARATVGRIARAARRGNPLLEVETSAAVHELLVTLRRARADTAPDGEHVLQALARDACKPLTVADHATRHGMTPAELRTAVRRGAGCSPKDYLLGIRLGRAKELLAATELPVAAVARRVGYDDPAYFSRLFTRRVGMAPVRFREQQAHTVPGGWSDQVPDPDDPPIIERTSTG
- a CDS encoding chorismate mutase yields the protein MTTSNTGNAGDIDPAVRAELDRLRESIDNIDAAVVHMLAERFKCTQQVGHLKAAHQLPPADPSRESQQIARLRRLAENANLDPAFAEKLLNFIIAEVIRHHERIAEDTNARE
- a CDS encoding response regulator is translated as MPSDAKILIVDDHEDTLYALESALAPLGYQLTRATSGDDALKEVLRGQIGLLLLDVHMPGVSGLDVVRYMQGVEQTQLIPIVLVTGFGPNTALTSAAFRLGVADLVMKPIDPWTLRTKVRYLYDSHQRYRSLEREVRELRALVKEPAAHYAPPITAQRPTPHQEEQGRTA